The genomic stretch CTACTCCTGGTCAGCTTCTTAGCTGGTCGGACCCCCAGGGCTCAATCCCCTCATTTCTCTTGGGCACTGTCCTAGTCTACTCTCGGACGACCCAGTGCCGGTCGGACTATtatcagagaatcgtaacaactTGTTAGAAAATAACGGCTATTCGTCAGGGAATATTCCGATACTCTGCCACATGCATAATGTGGAACTTTCTTCTACCCAATAGAAATCCATTGTACTTTATCTATCATTCGACATACCATGACACCTAACATTCTCTGGTGCCTCATAATTTCGGAGGTTCTAAATGGCAGTATAAAAAGAGAGATCCTTTTCGTTAGCCAGTACATGCACATATGCATCTACTATAGTACTATTATTTATCTTCTTTTTACACTTTTCGCTTTGTGCTGCTcctgacttgagtgttggagagTGATTCTCGCTCTAACGCTCCCTTGCGATCTCTCTACGTGTGCgcagtgttaggaccaaaagtagctagaggggggggtgaatagctcgtcgcgtgctcgttgctcggtgttgcttgtttcttcaagaatgcgcagcggaaaatacataaacaaacacaaacacgctaacactaggagtttacttggtatccacctccaatggagacgactaatccaaggatccacaccacgcacgcaccctccactatgaaaacactccttttcggtaactaccgagggaggagaagccctacaagactctcagtacaagaagaagaaagggtagtaaagaataagcaaaagcttacaagaaatgcagtaaaaaccctagcttcttcttcttctcgttgcaactcgcctcttgacttggatgaacctccaagaaccttcaagaactggcggtgaggagcttagagagtgctggggaggagctgtgttgaatctggaatgaatcggtgaagttctgctgaagaaatcgcacgccaataGCTATAAacaacgccaacggtcgaatcccaatcgattggattgctcccaatcgattggggaggctttggatcgatccacggatcgatccagagcgcctctgtgctctggaaaaacttctggatcgatccacggatcgatccagcacttatcgcgcgaagcagcagcgtcccaatcgatccactgatcgattgggacctctggatcgatccacggatcgatccagagaggttctgttcgtggggactcaccggatcgatccacggatcgatccagatcttctggatcgatccactgatcgatccaaacctgctggatcaatccacggatcaatccaaaccttggtttttgcccaaaaccaagcccaaagccccctaaaccaacatctagtcaaccatgacttgttggtacataaaacctagcatccggtcacccttggccagctaggactctctcaccaagtgtctggtcaatccctttgacccacttggacttttctcttcttaccaagtatccggtcactccctaagacctacttggacttttcttcctcgtgccaagtatccggtcaatccctttgacctacttggactctcaccagatgtctggtcaaccttgacccatctggatttctcttgcctggcttcactcaccaggactttcccaattgcctagattcactcactaggtctttcacctggcttcactcaccagaatttttctcctgcctagcttcactcactaggactttccaattgcctagcttcactcactaggtctttcacctggcttcactcaccaggattttcctcctgcctaacatcccagttaggacttcccagttaagtatccggtcatccttgacctacttgactcttcttcaatcaatatcttattgtcaaacatctaaacccaaaccaagactcagcttggtcaaccaggtcaaccttgacctgagggatgttgcaccaacaatctccccctttttgatgtttgacaataccacaataacacttacaatgccacatgtaagttaggctaatcccatagcctcattcttcatgccactaggtaatgaaagcataagttaagcttttcattctcccccaagagggaaaactccctcttagataatgaaagcctaacttactccctttcacacgtcctttcattctccccctattggcacacatcaacctatgccccctctttgggcacacttcaacaaatccatttgttgaaaactctccccctgaagagttgctcatcattggttacaacttcactcgttgaaccaacatgataatgaaggtcccatacccttcatttatccttaacttcttcctcaatgtagacaaatacccaaccttgagcattttctaacatcttgagttcccacttgaaataatgaggatatccactccccatttcaagttcaaaagctcgtccatgagcattttctttaaagaaggttaaccaccttccaaggttcatgaaaaataattttcatgcctttaaagagtccctccccctaaagacatgatggtaacttctgtcattgcaccaacaatgacttagaatccctaaacctttaggaaacccagatttagaagttttgaggttcaaatgttcaaaatttgaaacaaacctcaacctaaacttcaatgaagtcttccttaaccattccatccttgttttcaacacgaaaacaccctttttatgtatacaaatgtattttaagggtttggaatggttacatagactatccatggttcaaagatgctgaagtcaggccttcccagccaaaatcagcaacttggatcgattggagttgggatccaatcgattgaaccaaccgaatcgatccactgatcgattcagtatgtgtggatcgatccactgatcgatccagcgagcttctgctcgcgagatttaccttctgaatcgatccacggatcgattcaggaactccaatagcttggtcactttgtcattggcctcgcacctttggattttctccgagctccatttgcttttcttgagaagcttgcccttggagtttgttggagcttcgaagccttccattagagcaaaccattgctctatctccatcataagaaaggtttcgattcttgatttccaagaatcgaagcttgtggatgtgtatggtggagccacccttgtgtcaaatccaagtccatcttggaattgcatcttgaagttgagcttgataaagtcttgaacttgaagaatttgctccaacttcttcaccctctagcttttcttgatatgcttgacccttccggcgatgattccggtgaagagcggcctcgctctgataccacttgttaggaccaaaagtagctagagggggggtgaatagctcgtcgcgttcgctcggtgcgcttcgttgcttggcgttgcttgtttcttcttggatgtgcagcggaaaatacagaaacaaacacaaaacgctaacactaggattttacttggtatccacctcacaagaggtgactaatccaaggatccacaccaacgcacacaccctccactatgaataacactcctttatggtaactaccaaaggcggagaagccctacaacactctcaatacaagaagaagaaagggaaatacaagttaagcaaaagcttacaagatgtgcagtaaaaaccctaaccctaacttcttcctcttgcaatagatccgcctcttgacttggaaagcctccaagaaccttcaagaactggcgatcacgtgcttgtagagagctgtggaggagctggaatgaatctgagaagagctcgtaaagagatgtcgaagacaacgctcgcctgcggctttaaacccgacgcaacggtcggatcccgatcgattcgaatgttccgaatcgatcggggaggctttggatcgatccacggatcgatccagaagctttcagaacgcgcctggatcgatccacggatcgatccagcgcttatcgcgcgaagcagcatcgtcccgatcgatcggctgatcgatcgggacctctggatcgatccacggatcgatccagcacttggtttttgcccaaaaccaagtcccaaacctccctaaccaacatccggtcaaccttgacctgttggtacatcatgcctcgcatctggtcactcccttgacctgccaggactccccaccaagtgtccggtcaatccctttgacccacttggacttttactcgtcgtgccaagtatccggtcactccattgacctatttggacttccaccagatgtctggtcaaccttgacccatctggacttccttccttgccaagtatccagtcaatcctttgacctacttggacttcccaacaccagatgtccgatcatccttgatccatctggatttccttccttgcctggcttcactcaccaggactttcacctagcttcactcactagggttttccatctgcctagcttcactcactaggactttcatctgcctagcttcactcactaggactttcacctggcttcactcaccaggatttccttctgcctagcttcactcactaggacttccttctgcctaacatgccagttaggacttcccagtcaagtatccggtcaaccttgacctacttgactcttcttcgatcaatatcttattgtcaaacatctaaacccaaaccaagactcagcttggttaaccaggtcaaccttgacctgagggatgttgcaccaacaagtatgtgtggatcgatccactgatcgatccagcgagcttctgctcgcgagatttaccttctgaatcgatccacggatcgattcaggaactccaatcgatccatggatcgatcggagttctgatagttgctgaaattccatttcagtcaacttcagaaacccctagaaaattctacaaaaatccaaaaatcatgaaatttcgtgtagacattatttagggcataattaatcatggaaaaatagctttctatgaaaatactttatattttcaaagattgacacaaacttgaaaacttgcaaaaactttagcgttttcttcaagtttgtgtctaactattcaatggtgattactatcaaaagatagccttcaccaaagttttccaaaaacattttaaaaacattttcaaaaccaatatcccatcatgttccttgggcataatgcacatgacttgtacattagctttcccaatgatgggaaaacacataactatgtgttttgatgaacttaaaactcaaaggaatgcactaaatcaacatcttgagttttgttcatcatcctaacatctcacttgtatctaatgtgcactgaaacacatacaagtcatcttataggtctttgtgagatgtaagattttggttttgccctattctagggatcatgcatatctatctaggcattttgagaggtagacatccacaaaggatgttacttgttgatttacttgttaaacaaatgtcacttgtttaactaatgccatatgtccttaatttttaaggaaataaacataatgcatgataatgttatggcatacatcaaaataaaatagctttcaaaagaaagattcctataactacatgatgtatgtatgacatgacatggtatttttgtatttttcatgataagtcatgaatgcaaaatacaaataagataaaatatgatgtcatggcatattatgagcaaacaatcatggcaaggtttagcataaataaaatatacctagattacctatctaagtatcgttaatcttagctaatcctaaaacttaaaccctagattgcccaaagtgcttcaagagagtgccaaaacctaaatgggcatttctaattctcttgattaatttatgccaattgaaattaagcttatcctcaaatgttggcatattccatttttcctcaagagtaatcacataaatcaaggcccggagtgccttaaaatttataagagaataccaaaatcccaacttggtatttctctaggttttcccaatttatgcctttttaagataaaatcaattttccaccattaggcacattttactctttcaaggagtaaataataattccatttcattttcaaaggttaacaaaaaccttgaaaatgctccttgagtgtcaatttcctcaaagttgggttaactacccttctaatcagagttgacactctctaacccatctatggggtagagaagatgctcctaggaacccaacacctattggtgctccttggatgctctaggtactcactagggataacttccctagataccttcctagtaaccttgttgagcttcttagaagccttggtcacattttctaggtcaactctagggatagcctctcttgtgaccttgttagtgactttcttagacttcttagaagtcttagtcactttggttgcaaagatacttctagggatatcttcccttgtatcttggacttgacctctagacttagggtttgttccatagctatatggaaccctatgataactaggcacatcctttttagctttgggtttgtatcccaaacctctatgaccattggatgacctttgtgctcctagacctaggctatgctcattttggcctaataagatattttccatccttcttagggtcttttccattttatcaagtcttgacctcaagacttgattttccatcactaagtccttagtttttggttttccattaagtccatgagcatttttgtttctaggcttgtagctacaatccttagagttcttgcctagacttttacctacattcctagccttaggtgtagtagttttggcatgtagggccacatgcttttccttaaagccctcatgcttcctattcttatgataaatcgcattaaaatgataaaaattagaactatcatgctttttaccataatgtaaaggagtaggctcaataaatgttaccttcttctttaccttggaggctcccccttgactaatgcctccttgagccttgaccatcttcttccccttgaggcattgactccggtaatgccccttttgattgcaagagaagcatatgatatgctccttgctcttctttgttccgggaatgatctcctcgggcttctccttgcccttttgcgtcacttgacccttcttcttggccaagttgggacacttgctcttgtagtgcccactttccctacactcaaaacatattatatgatttttatttttaattgaaacatttataccttcttgtgtagggatgacacttgctcctccatttgttatttcttgaatttcggaggtggcacaatcttcttcttcttcacttgacccggatgtagaagcttctccttcttcttgatccggcgtcaccaaggattgctccccctcaatcctagaggtggaggcttcatcatcttgaacatgaaacaaggagtatgctccctccttgttcccttcgttgcattcccttgaggatgaagcttcttggatttcctcttcttcggaggttgagcatctctcaacctcggagtcctcctcttagtcttgctccaaagagtcaccctctctggattcttcatgatcttgtacagtggaggggatctcttcatgaagcttggccaatttgctccatagctcctttgcatcttcaaactctccaattttgcaaaggatggtgcttggcaataaattgaccaaaagcttggtcactttgtcatttgcctcgcacctttggacttgctccgggctccatttgcttttctttagaactttgccctttgaatttcttggagccttgaagccttccattagagcaaaccattgctctatctccatcataagaaaattttcgattcttgatttccaagaatcgaaactcgtagaagtgtatggtggagccacccttgtgtcaaatccaagcccatcttggaattgcatcttgaagttgagcttgataaagtcttgaacttgaagaatttgctccaacttcttcaccctctagcttttcttgatatgcttgacccttccggcgatgattccggtgaagagcggccttgctctgataccacttgttaggaccaaaagtagctagagggggggtgaatagctcgtcgcgtgctcgttgctcggtgttgcttgtttcttcaagaatgcagcggaaaatacataaacaaacacaaacacgctaacactaggagtttacttggtatccacctccaacggagatgactaatccaaggatccacaccacgcacgcaccctccactatgaaaacactccttttcggtaactaccgagggcggagaagccctataagactctcagtacaagaagaagaaagggtagtaaagaataagcaaaagcttacaagaaatgcagtaaaaaccctagcttcttcttcttctcgttgcaactcgcctcttgacttggatgaacctccaagaaccttcaagaactggcggtgaggagcttagagagtgctggggaggagctgtgttgaatctggaatgaatcggtgaagttctgctgaagaaatcgcacgccaacagctataaacgacgccaacggtcgaatcccaatcgattggattgctcccaatcgattggggaggctttggatcgatccacggatcgatccagagcgcctctgtgctctggaaaaacttctggatcgatccacggatcgatccagcacttatcgcgcgaagcagcagcgtcccaatcgatccactgatcgattgggacctctggatcgatccacggatcgatccagagaggttctgttcgtggggactcaccggatcgatccacggatcgatccagatcttctggatcgatccactgatcgatccaaacctgctggatcaatccacggatcaatccaaacctgctggatcaatccacggatcaatccaaacctgctggatcaatccacggatcaatccaaacctgctggatcaatccacggatcaatccaaaccttggtttttgcccaaaaccaagcccaaagccccctaaaccaacatctagtcaaccatgacttgttggtacataaaaccttgcatccggtcacccttggccagctaggactctctcaccaagtgtctggtcaatccctttgacccacttggacttttctcttcttgccaagtatccggtcactccctaagacctacttggacttttcttcctcgtgccaagtatccggttaatccctttgacctacttggactctcaccagatgtctggtcaaccttgacccatctggatttctcttgcctggcttcactcaccaggactttcccaattgcctagattcactcactaggtctttcacctggcttcactcaccaggatttttctcctgcctagcttcactcactaggacttcccaattgcctagcttcactcactaggtctttcacctggcttcactcaccaggattttcctcctgcctaacatcccagttaggacttcccagtcaagtatccggtcatccttgacctacttgactcttcttcaatcaatatcttattgtcaaacatctaaacccaaaccaagactcagcttggtcaaccaggtcaaccttgacctgagggatgttgcaccaacacgcaGGCTTGTGGGTATTATCAGTGGCCCTCACCCCCCCCCTAATCCGTCGGAAGGTGAAAAGTCTATAATGATCCCGCAAGCCCTAGATCCAGGTCTTCTTCTTGTCAACATCCTTACCCTTGTCATCATCTTCCCCTATTCGATCCAGTTTCCGGACGAGatcaatatatattaaaataaattatgtcGACTAATTATGACCAATCCAATTTTATGAAAATCTTTTATCGCCATCCGAATAAATTAGAAATTACTCATAATAAATGACTCATTAACCTAGCGTTCATAGATTAACTTAGTtaaaaaatttatgttaaaaaatttatgttaatttatcaaaattgagaCTCTcagttaaaataataataataaatctagttagtctcattgactatctctaggGTGATTGATCGGGTCCCATAGAAATTTTCCACCGGTCACCAAGGTAAATCGAAAAACATGCTCGACGGCCAGTTCAGAAGTCAAGTATCCTTTGATTGCAtaccccatttggagaaaaaaatttCTGTAAATACATCATAACTAGGGATCGAAGCATGGATAGCTAAGTGATAACTTAAATATCCTACCGCGACACTATAGCACCAGGGATAAAAGACTCTAAATTAAAAGACACTATTGCCCGGATGTTAATTTATGTGATTCATAAATGGAAGATTTATTTGGTTAATCACTTATTATTTCTGAGAAACCGAAagaaatacattttatttaggATAATTTCATTTATTTAACACTTTTAAGTAATTAATTACAAGGAAAAGGAAATGTTAAATCAAACTCATAAGATAATTACTAATTAGCATATCTAAATGTATTAATGACTACTAATTAATAGGCTTAACTACTGAACTCGTCAAATCAATCATGTCCTCAAACGAAACCAAAGAACTGAAGAGGCAGATGGGCGGCGACCGGTGGCCGGGAGCTCACCGCCGCCTCTTTCTTGATCCAATACACTTCCAATGTCGCTGGCTGGTTGAGGTCGATTCCCAGTCCCTTCGCCGTTGAGCACTCCGTCAACGAGGACGACGGCGTTGCCACCGCGCTCCTCGCCGTGGTCTGTCGTTTGTCCTCGTAGTGGCACCTCATGTGTCCGCCTAGAGCCTGCCCCGTCGGAAACGACTTGGGGCACACCGAACACTTGTGAGGCCTTTCGttaccttctcctcctcttcgtgTTACCGCCGCCGGGGGCGGGGCGGTGGTGGTGCCGGCTTGTTTCGGCGCCGGGCGCTTCCGGTGGCTGGTCTTGTGTCCCCCGAGGGCCTGGTACGAAGAGAACGTTTTGCCGCACTCCGAACATTTGTAGAGCCCCGGAGGCGAAGGAGGAGGCGGCGACGTCTGGCTTTGCTGCGTCAACGACGGCGCCAAAAGCGAAGGCAACTGATCTTGCTCTGGCAGCGGCGGGAGCAGAAGGCTCTGCTGTGCCAGCGCCGGCGGCGAAGGGAGACGCTCCTTCTGATCCTGTTGCACCGGCACCGGCGGTGAAATCGAAGACGGCTCTTGCTCGCGTGTCGATGGCGGTGGAAGCGTCTGGTTCTGCGTCTCTACCTCCGGCGTCAGAATCAGAGTCAATCCTTTCTCCCGTGTCGACGCAGGCGACTGGCTCGGAGAGTTTTTTTTATCCGGCCGAGTCCACTCATCGCCGTGAATTCCTGTGGCGCGTGACAAGGCCAGGAGCGCATGGACACACTCCTCCTCGTCTTCATTGAGGCGAAAATCCGGCGAGTAGTGAGAATGCACCGTTCTCTTGCGCTTGGTCATCCTCAAGCTAAGGTTCTAGGCGGCGTAGAGCTCTCCTCTGCTCTTGCTATATAAGATAAGAGTAGATTAGAAGATCAGCAAGCGTGGATTAGGGTTTTATGGTTTAAGTGTGGTGGTAAAATTTATAgatagaaactaaacaagaccaTGGATTTGCACTAATGGACTCATCCACAGTTAAATAGTCTTACTATTTGTTTATTAATTTATGTCATTTTTTTAAGTAACACTTAGCTATTAAGAAAAGTTTTTGTATTTCCACAAATGGATGAATTAACAAAAAATaggataaatagaaaatttatttttttaaatatcttaattattttaatttctttggtttgattttgattttaaaatttaaaatcaattaaattgatttaaattgaagGAAATCAGCGTCGATCAATATCAATCAACTGTGATGATGGATAGAAAATTAATATAGGACTCTCTCAATCAGCGATTAATTGATTCGAAAAGTgataactaaaaaaataaattaaatcttgATTTTGGATTGGACAGTTCGATATCTATTGATTGAtaaaaatcatcaattaattcaATAACTTATTAAAATTGCCCGCTCCTATTTTGCTTAATTTGGATAGTAATTAACTATAGTAACACACTGTTTTTTGATAtcaaagtgttttttttttcaaaaaaaaataaaagatacttTCAAGTATATACAATAATATAGTTTTAAATCTTATGGACCCCACCATAAGATGGGGTCCACCCTCCCATCTCATGGACCCCACCAGTCCTTGCCACTTCATCACTTCCCTCGTACTCAAAGCGATCCAAATCCTCCCCTTCCCTAAACACTACGTATCGTGTCTGGTGAGACCTCTGTATCTTTTAACTTAAACTATAATATTATATAGACAACTTCTCACGTGACTCACGTGATGTGAATTCTCTACGATGTCAAGCAACTCTGGCGGCGCAGCGTAAACTCCATCTCTGCGAATTTATTTATCGATTTATTTGTCAGCTCACGCCCAGCGAGGGAGGGGGAAGAGGCGCTGCTTGTCTTCGATTGAAACCCTAGCGCGGGGAGGAGAGATAGAGATTGCTCGATTTCGGCGGAGGGTGTGGGATCTGTCGTCCGGTTTCGTGACGGTGGAGGATTGGGCGATCGGATGGCCGAGGAGGACGGGCTGAGCGAGAGCAGCAACCACACGTCAGAGGACGAGGGCTCCGATGAATATCGGCGGGGAGGGTACCACGCCGTCCGAATCGGCGATTCCTTCAAGCAGGGAGCCTACGTCGTCCAAGCTAAGCTCGGCTGGGGCCACTTCTCCACTGTTTGGCTTGCTTGGGATACCGTCCACTCCGTGAGACTCCTATGAAATCCACCTTCTCTTCATCCTTTTTCCttattaactttgaattcctCGCCCGTCGTCATCCTGTTTTTACTGAAATTTATCTGAAATTTCTGGTGATTCCCCAAATAACCCAAAACTAGCGACACTACGGCTCCTGGAAAATTTTGACCTTGGAACAGAATTAGATAgcagtttgtattttttttccccCCCATTTGCTTGAATGTGGAGAATTTTTTGCTGAATTATGCTTCGCGTCATGCATTGCAGCGATATGTAGCGTTGAAGGTGCAGAAGAGTGCGCAACACTATACCGAAGCTGCTATGGATGAGATAAAGATCTTGAAGCAGATTGCGGATGGGGATCCTGATGACACTCTGTGCGTGGTGAAATTGCTCGACCATTTCAAGCATTCAGGGCCAAATGGACAGCATGTGTGTATGATCTTTGAGTTCCTTGGAGATAACCTTCTCACGCTTATTAAGTACACGGATCATGGGGGGATACCGCTCTCAAAGGTGAAGGAGATATGCCGTTATGTCCTTATTGGGCTTGACTATCTCCATCGGGATCTTTCTATCATCCACACCGACCTGAAGCCAGAGAATATCCTCCTTATGTCTAGCCTCGACCCAGCCAAAGATCCTCATCGATCAGGTACGCAGCTCATTCTTCCCACTGTCAGATCCGAAGAGCCCTCACCAATGCCTCCTGCTCTGTCCAATGGCGACCTTACGAGAAACCAGAAGAAAAAAATCAGAAGGAAGGTGAAGCGGGCAGCTGCTTCTACATCAGGGAGCTTAACGGCTGAAGCAGGAAGCAGTAATGGCTTAGAAGATAAAGGAGATTCAAGAGTAGCAACTGATGGTGGCGACGGGGAGACACACAATAGAGCATCACAAGGTCGTAGGAGAGGTAATAAGGCTACAAGGAAGAGGCTGG from Zingiber officinale cultivar Zhangliang chromosome 5B, Zo_v1.1, whole genome shotgun sequence encodes the following:
- the LOC121984899 gene encoding SRSF protein kinase 1-like codes for the protein MAEEDGLSESSNHTSEDEGSDEYRRGGYHAVRIGDSFKQGAYVVQAKLGWGHFSTVWLAWDTVHSRYVALKVQKSAQHYTEAAMDEIKILKQIADGDPDDTLCVVKLLDHFKHSGPNGQHVCMIFEFLGDNLLTLIKYTDHGGIPLSKVKEICRYVLIGLDYLHRDLSIIHTDLKPENILLMSSLDPAKDPHRSGTQLILPTVRSEEPSPMPPALSNGDLTRNQKKKIRRKVKRAAASTSGSLTAEAGSSNGLEDKGDSRVATDGGDGETHNRASQGRRRGNKATRKRLAMEADLRCKIVDFGNACWTYKQFTSDIQTRQYRCPEVVLGSKYSSSADLWSFACICFELATGDVLFDPHSGDNFDRDEDHLALMMELLGMMPRKIALGGRYSRDFFNRHGDLRHIRRLRFWPLNKVLSEKYEFSERDANDMADFLVPILDFVPEKRPTAGQLLSHRWISEPSLLQGDQVQPPTAAAPSEKQRKERDEMAAELANIVIDGPSKGNISTSRYSIHS